A single window of Coffea eugenioides isolate CCC68of chromosome 7, Ceug_1.0, whole genome shotgun sequence DNA harbors:
- the LOC113778119 gene encoding psbQ-like protein 3, chloroplastic, translating into MALVPLHQTAQAPCFSTSIYDLKHPIFKGTRIAQMALQRHITRRRATTNILAASVGVLAMEAISCQQTGTASGFDFGMTAPEQTLEEAESGIKGHAQSLIQVKELLEAESWNAAQRALRKCSAYLKQDIYTIIQAKPGSERPELRKLYSDLFNSVTRLDYAARDENVPRIWDCYGNVVSALSNILSRL; encoded by the coding sequence ATGGCATTAGTACCCTTGCACCAGACAGCCCAAGCTCCTTGCTTCTCGACTTCGATTTACGATTTAAAACACCCAATATTTAAAGGTACAAGAATAGCACAAATGGCCCTCCAACGCCACATTACCAGAAGAAGAGCGACAACAAACATTTTGGCAGCTTCAGTTGGGGTGCTGGCAATGGAAGCAATATCCTGTCAACAAACTGGCACTGCTAGTGGCTTTGATTTTGGAATGACCGCACCTGAACAGACGCTAGAAGAGGCTGAGAGCGGGATTAAAGGGCACGCCCAAAGTTTGATACAAGTGAAAGAATTGTTGGAGGCAGAGTCATGGAACGCGGCGCAAAGGGCACTGCGGAAGTGCTCAGCATACCTAAAACAAGATATATACACCATTATTCAAGCTAAGCCTGGAAGTGAGAGGCCTGAGCTGAGGAAGTTGTATTCCGATCTATTCAATAGCGTCACGAGACTGGATTATGCAGCAAGGGATGAGAATGTGCCACGTATTTGGGATTGCTATGGCAATGTTGTTTCAGCCCTTAGCAATATCTTGTCAAGATTATAA